In Methylomonas sp. MK1, the following are encoded in one genomic region:
- the waaA gene encoding lipid IV(A) 3-deoxy-D-manno-octulosonic acid transferase — protein sequence MRNLYTLLYGLLLPAVLLRLYWRGCKAPQYRQRWLERLGFYKMPSRQGVIWIHAVSVGEVEAAFPLIAHFRHSHPQLPILVTTTTPTGSARVRAALAGQVEHVYLPYDLPAVVERFLKCFRPRLAVMMEKEIWPNLFAACAAQNIPLFIVNARLSARSARSYRKIPGLVKPALACVTMVAVQTEEDRLRFIEIGAAPQQVQVLGNIKFDVTIDAAVIAGGRALKQQLFAKRWVWIVASTHQGEEEIFLALYPVLKVSIPELLLLIVPRHPERFQAVKKLCEQQGLAVVMRSEQRQCHEQTDVYIADSMGELKMLYAAADLAFVGGSLVPVGGHNVLEPAAIGVTVLFGPEMFNFQEIAERILALKGAIQCRDRQAIIDAVLRVYRDIAFRKRLIDNGRLFVENNQGATKRVAGLLAEYL from the coding sequence ATGCGTAACCTATACACGCTGCTTTATGGATTGTTGTTGCCTGCTGTTTTATTGCGATTGTATTGGCGGGGCTGCAAGGCGCCGCAATACCGGCAACGCTGGTTAGAGCGCTTGGGCTTTTACAAAATGCCGTCCAGGCAGGGGGTAATCTGGATACATGCTGTTTCAGTGGGTGAGGTGGAAGCGGCTTTCCCGTTAATCGCACATTTTCGTCACAGCCATCCGCAGTTGCCGATACTCGTTACCACCACCACGCCAACCGGTTCTGCCAGGGTGCGGGCGGCATTGGCCGGTCAAGTCGAGCATGTCTATCTACCGTATGATCTGCCGGCTGTGGTTGAGCGTTTTTTGAAATGTTTTCGACCCCGACTTGCGGTCATGATGGAAAAGGAAATCTGGCCCAATTTGTTTGCCGCCTGCGCGGCGCAGAACATCCCGCTGTTTATCGTCAATGCCAGATTGTCGGCGCGTTCCGCGCGGTCTTATCGGAAAATTCCCGGATTGGTAAAGCCGGCGTTGGCTTGCGTTACCATGGTTGCTGTGCAAACAGAGGAGGACCGCTTACGATTTATCGAAATCGGCGCCGCTCCTCAGCAAGTTCAAGTGTTGGGTAATATTAAGTTCGATGTGACGATAGACGCCGCCGTGATCGCGGGGGGGCGAGCGCTCAAGCAGCAGTTATTCGCAAAACGCTGGGTTTGGATTGTCGCCAGCACTCATCAGGGCGAAGAAGAGATATTTCTAGCGCTTTATCCGGTTCTTAAAGTATCGATACCCGAATTGCTGTTATTGATTGTGCCGCGCCATCCGGAGCGCTTTCAAGCGGTTAAAAAGCTCTGCGAACAGCAGGGTTTGGCGGTGGTGATGCGTAGCGAGCAAAGGCAGTGTCACGAGCAAACCGATGTTTATATCGCCGACAGCATGGGCGAGTTAAAGATGTTGTATGCCGCTGCCGATCTGGCTTTTGTCGGCGGTAGTCTGGTGCCGGTAGGCGGTCACAACGTGCTGGAACCGGCCGCCATTGGCGTAACCGTGTTATTTGGCCCGGAAATGTTTAATTTTCAGGAAATTGCCGAGCGGATTTTAGCCTTGAAAGGGGCGATACAGTGCCGAGATCGCCAAGCCATAATTGATGCCGTGTTACGCGTCTATCGAGACATAGCGTTTAGAAAAAGATTGATCGATAACGGCAGATTGTTTGTAGAAAATAACCAGGGCGCTACAAAACGGGTGGCGGGATTGTTGGCGGAGTACCTGTAA
- a CDS encoding methyl-accepting chemotaxis protein produces MKLTHLFSSHKQAAEKQTTLEIERVAQAIVAGQWDARVNTAGFAENSMQFGHAINQILDAVTQPFNAVADCIEQIATGAVPAKISDHYRGDFNTLKNHLNQLIDAIAQQSTAAQAIADGNFSIHINIRSEHDALAKSLVKVVDVQQNLKTELQRLTGASKDGQLTERGNPAQFKGAYAEVIHGVNQMLDAILLPIGEGNRILAQISSGKIDELISDTYRGDHEKMKQAVNNVATTLQGLQHELQRLTIASRQGQLTERGKVEQFKGAYAEVIGGVNEMLDAILLPIGEGNRILAQISGGKIDELIEQTYQGDHEKMKLAVNNVAISVQGLQKELQRLQEASREGQLSKRGNAEQFKGAYAEVIGGVNEMLDAILLPIGEGNRILAQISGGKIDELIEQTYRGDHEKMKLAVNNMAITLQGLQRELRRLTTASGNGELSERGKAEQFKGAYAEIISGVNDMLDAILIPIGEGNRILRMIRGGDLRQRVEIACKGDHDQMKQAVNGVHSWLSDLIAYVTKLANGDMTAEMGKASNDDQIHEWLMLLKRNVQALVSDADTLSIAAVEGRLQTRADAGKHQGDFRKIVEGFNNTMDGVILPLNEAVEVLTLVEQGDLTRKVKGDYKGQLNDFKDTVNNTITKLSQTIAEVVSAADQLGNASGQISATSQSLSQASSEQAAGVEETTASIEQMAASINQNAENAKVTDGIAGKANQEAIEGGIAVKQTVTAMKDIASRIGIIDDIAYQTNMLALNAAIEAARAGDHGKGFAVVAAEVRKLAERSQIAAQEIGQLAGNSVKTAESAGQLLDAIVPSIAKTSDLVQEIAAASQEQSAGVKQVNIAMSQMNQITQQNASASEELAATAEEMTSQALQLQNLMSFFKIKDLQPTLSRNTTRTPPKSLKAIVPAPHINHADNADGYDINHFERF; encoded by the coding sequence ATGAAGTTAACTCATTTGTTTTCAAGCCATAAACAAGCAGCGGAAAAACAGACCACCCTCGAAATAGAAAGGGTCGCCCAGGCCATCGTCGCCGGGCAATGGGATGCACGCGTCAATACTGCGGGATTTGCCGAGAACAGCATGCAATTCGGTCATGCGATTAATCAGATATTGGATGCCGTTACCCAACCGTTCAATGCAGTTGCCGATTGCATCGAACAAATCGCCACCGGCGCCGTTCCGGCTAAAATCAGCGATCATTACCGAGGCGATTTCAACACACTGAAAAACCACCTCAATCAGCTTATAGATGCTATCGCTCAGCAATCAACCGCAGCCCAGGCCATTGCCGATGGGAATTTCTCTATTCATATCAATATTCGTTCCGAACACGATGCTCTGGCGAAAAGCTTGGTCAAAGTCGTTGATGTGCAGCAGAACTTGAAAACCGAACTCCAGCGTCTGACCGGGGCGTCAAAAGACGGCCAACTAACCGAAAGGGGTAACCCGGCACAATTCAAAGGCGCTTACGCCGAAGTCATTCACGGGGTCAACCAAATGTTGGACGCCATTCTGCTGCCGATTGGCGAGGGTAATCGCATTCTGGCGCAGATTTCTAGCGGAAAAATCGATGAATTGATCAGCGACACTTACCGGGGCGATCACGAGAAAATGAAGCAGGCCGTTAACAATGTCGCCACCACCTTGCAAGGCCTGCAACATGAATTGCAACGTCTCACCATCGCTTCCAGACAGGGGCAGCTTACCGAGCGGGGTAAAGTCGAACAGTTTAAAGGCGCCTATGCGGAAGTCATCGGCGGCGTCAATGAAATGCTGGATGCCATTCTGCTACCGATTGGCGAGGGCAATCGCATTCTGGCGCAAATTTCCGGCGGCAAAATCGACGAATTGATCGAACAAACCTACCAAGGCGATCACGAGAAAATGAAACTGGCTGTCAACAACGTCGCCATCTCGGTACAGGGCCTGCAAAAAGAGCTACAAAGACTCCAAGAAGCTTCCAGAGAAGGACAATTATCCAAACGCGGCAACGCTGAGCAATTTAAAGGCGCGTACGCCGAAGTCATCGGCGGCGTCAATGAGATGCTGGACGCCATTCTGCTACCCATCGGGGAAGGCAATCGCATCCTGGCGCAGATTTCCGGCGGCAAAATCGACGAATTGATCGAGCAAACTTACCGGGGCGATCATGAAAAAATGAAATTAGCGGTCAACAATATGGCAATTACCTTGCAAGGCCTGCAGAGAGAGTTGCGCCGTTTAACCACAGCATCCGGAAATGGTGAACTCTCAGAAAGAGGCAAAGCCGAGCAGTTTAAAGGCGCTTACGCCGAGATTATTAGCGGTGTCAACGATATGCTGGATGCAATCCTGATTCCCATCGGCGAAGGCAACCGCATTTTACGTATGATCAGGGGCGGCGATTTACGCCAACGCGTGGAAATCGCCTGTAAAGGCGACCATGACCAGATGAAACAAGCCGTTAACGGCGTACACAGCTGGCTATCGGATTTAATCGCTTACGTTACCAAGCTCGCCAACGGTGACATGACCGCGGAAATGGGCAAGGCATCAAACGACGACCAAATCCATGAATGGCTGATGCTGCTAAAAAGAAATGTTCAGGCTTTGGTATCCGATGCCGACACACTCTCGATTGCCGCCGTGGAAGGCCGCTTACAAACCCGCGCCGACGCGGGCAAACATCAGGGCGACTTCCGTAAGATTGTGGAAGGCTTCAACAATACCATGGACGGCGTCATTCTGCCGCTCAACGAAGCGGTCGAAGTCCTAACATTGGTTGAACAAGGCGATCTGACTCGGAAAGTCAAAGGCGACTACAAAGGCCAGCTTAATGACTTTAAAGATACGGTCAACAATACCATTACCAAACTTTCACAAACCATCGCCGAAGTCGTCAGCGCCGCCGATCAGTTGGGAAATGCCTCCGGACAAATCAGCGCCACCTCACAATCCTTATCGCAAGCATCCAGCGAACAGGCGGCCGGCGTCGAGGAAACCACGGCCAGTATCGAACAAATGGCGGCAAGCATTAACCAGAACGCGGAAAACGCCAAAGTCACCGACGGTATAGCCGGCAAGGCCAACCAGGAAGCCATCGAAGGCGGTATCGCCGTTAAACAGACGGTGACCGCCATGAAAGACATCGCGAGCCGAATTGGCATCATCGATGACATTGCCTATCAAACCAATATGCTGGCCCTCAACGCCGCCATTGAAGCGGCTCGGGCCGGCGATCATGGCAAAGGCTTCGCGGTTGTGGCGGCGGAAGTCCGGAAACTGGCGGAGCGGAGCCAGATAGCGGCACAAGAAATCGGTCAACTGGCGGGGAACAGCGTGAAGACCGCCGAAAGCGCCGGCCAATTGCTGGACGCCATCGTGCCCAGCATCGCTAAGACCTCGGATCTGGTGCAAGAAATTGCGGCGGCCTCTCAGGAACAATCCGCGGGCGTAAAGCAGGTTAATATCGCCATGAGCCAGATGAATCAAATTACGCAGCAAAATGCTTCTGCGAGCGAGGAATTGGCGGCAACCGCAGAAGAAATGACCAGCCAAGCCTTGCAATTACAGAATCTGATGAGCTTTTTCAAAATCAAAGATTTACAACCAACGCTTTCCCGCAATACCACAAGAACACCGCCTAAATCGCTAAAGGCAATAGTACCGGCTCCGCATATTAATCACGCAGACAATGCTGATGGGTACGATATTAACCATTTCGAACGATTCTAG